Proteins encoded within one genomic window of Natator depressus isolate rNatDep1 chromosome 1, rNatDep2.hap1, whole genome shotgun sequence:
- the LOC141982636 gene encoding uncharacterized protein LOC141982636, which translates to MLKRENYTMEGLISAEQAGAGECAMDVKERKNCGYSGISVKDCTSKGCCFDAKYPGVSWCFYPHLNKGAGECAMDVKERKNCGYAGISVKDCKSKGCCFDAKYPGVPWCFYPLLKKGAGECAMDSMERKNCGYSGISVKDCTSKGCCFDAKYPGVPWCFYPHLKKGAGECAMDVKERKNCGYAGISVKDCKSKGCCFDAKYPGVPWCFYPLLKKGAGECAMDSMERKNCGYSGISVKDCTSKGCCFDAKYPGVPWCFYPHLKKGAGECAMDVKERKNCGYSGISVKDCTSKGCCFDAKYPGVPWCFYPHLKKALLLVGNLKAGRGIVKNDY; encoded by the exons GTGCAGGTGAATGTGCTATGGacgtgaaagaaagaaagaactgtgGTTATTCAGGCATTTCAGTGAAAGATTGCACATCTAAAGGATGTTGTTTTGATGCGAAATACCCCGGTGTGTCCTGGTGTTTTTATCCTCACCTAAATAAAG GTGCAGGTGAATGTGCTATGGAcgtaaaagaaagaaagaactgtgGTTATGCAGGCATTTCAGTTAAAGATTGCAAATCTAAGGGATGTTGTTTTGATGCAAAATACCCAGGTGTGCCATGGTGTTTCTATCCTCTCCTGAAAAAAG GTGCAGGTGAATGTGCTATGGACTCAATGGAAAGAAAGAACTGTGGTTATTCAGGCATTTCAGTGAAAGATTGCACATCTAAAGGATGTTGTTTTGATGCAAAATACCCCGGTGTGCCCTGGTGTTTCTATCCTCACCTAAAAAAAG GTGCAGGTGAATGTGCTATGGAcgtaaaagaaagaaagaactgtgGTTATGCAGGCATTTCAGTTAAAGATTGCAAATCTAAGGGATGTTGTTTTGATGCAAAATACCCAGGTGTGCCATGGTGTTTCTATCCTCTCCTGAAAAAAG GTGCAGGTGAATGTGCTATGGACTCAATGGAAAGAAAGAACTGTGGTTATTCAGGCATTTCAGTGAAAGATTGCACATCTAAAGGATGTTGTTTTGATGCAAAATACCCCGGTGTGCCCTGGTGTTTCTATCCTCACCTAAAAAAAG GTGCAGGTGAATGTGCTATGGacgtgaaagaaagaaagaactgtgGTTATTCAGGCATTTCAGTGAAAGATTGCACATCTAAAGGATGTTGTTTTGATGCAAAATACCCCGGTGTGCCCTGGTGTTTCTATCCTCACCTAAAAAAAG ctttaCTGCTGGTTGGAAACTTGAAGGCAGGGAGAGGAATAGTAAAAAACG ATTATTAA
- the LOC141982710 gene encoding integumentary mucin A.1-like, with protein sequence MSRVLGKNHKQKNTQNLGTGECAVDVKERKNCCYSGISEKECQTKGCCFDSEYPGVPWCFHPLIKKALKTAMENKVFWLLTISLIVGLSNALLPPGECDVQPKARENCGYPGITEIECSARQCCFNSDAPDSPWCFKPVPVEGCPFLESGYFSL encoded by the exons ATGAGCAGAGTACTGGGAAAAAATCATAAACAGAAAAATACACAAAATCTAGGTACAGGTGAATGTGCTGTGGATGTAAAGGAAAGAAAGAACTGTTGTTATTCAGGCATTTCAGAAAAAGAATGCCAAACTAAGGGATGTTGTTTTGATTCAGAATACCCAGGTGTGCCCTGGTGTTTCCATCCTCTGATAAAAAAAG CACTGAAAACTGCAATGGAAAATAAGGTGTTCTGGTTACTGACCATTTCCCTCATTGTGGGGCTCAGCAATGCCTTGCTGC CTCCAGGTGAATGTGATGTGCAACCAAAAGCAAGAGAAAACTGTGGGTATCCAGGCATCACTGAAATTGAATGTAGTGCAAGACAATGCTGCTTTAATTCAGATGCTCCAGATAGCCCCTGGTGTTTCAAACCAGTTCCAGTAGAAG GTTGCCCTTTCCTGGAAAGTGGATATTTCTCTCTCTGA